TGGGCTAAAGACGAGACAAATTCCGCGAGCTTTCCCACCCTCGTGACATGCAAAAGATCCTCGCGCTGTTCCTCGATCTCCAGATCTCTCTGCTTCATCAATGTACAATCGGTTTGGATCCCCACATAATGAGTGGTGACGCCATGTGTATCGCGTATGGGAGCAATGCGCAGCAAACTCCAGAACTTTTTGCCGTTCTTTCTGACATTCAACATCTCTCCATGAAAAGATTTGCCTTGACGTATGGTTTGTTTTATTTCCTCAACGACACGCAAGTCGGCATCAGATCCATAAAATAAAAAATAATTTTTTCCAATGATCTCGTTCTTCGCATAACCGATGAGGCTCTGGAAAGACGGATTGGCGTAGATAATAGGAAAGTTTGGCTTCTTGGCATTGATAATAAAAATACCGTCCAACGCGGCTTCCATCGCCTTGGTTCGAATTTGTATTTGCTCTTCTGCGCGTTTTTCCCTGTCAGCCCCTAGTTTTTCTCTATCAGCTCCTAATTTTTCTCTATCAGCTCCTAATTTTTCCCTATCAACCCCTTGCCTGACTTGTCCGCTTCTGATCTTAAGCTCACCCGTTTGCTGACGAAATTTCTCTGCTGCAAGTTTCTCCCTATCAGCCCCCAGCTTTTCCCTATCAACCCCCTGCCTGACTTGTCCGCTTCTGATCTTAAGCTCATCCGTTTGCTGACGAAACTTCTCTGCTGCGAGTTTCTCCCTGTCAGCCCCTAGTTTTTCCCTGTCAACTCCTTGCTTTAATTGCCCATCTCTGATCTCTAGCTCACCCGTTTGCTGACGAAATTTCTCTTCCAAATTGTTACGGGTTATTTTCTTCAATAGCGGCTTTTTTACTTTTATTTGTTTCATTGACTGTTCACCATGACGTTCGTATCTTCCGGCGCAGAATTGATCAGATCAACCAAGGTCTGGGCATTGACCGGTTTTTGCAAAAAACCCATGGCCCCTACTTTCAACGCACGGGCGGCGGCATTGTCCTGTTTTTCGGCAGAAATGAAAATAACCGGGCGTTGCGATCCGGAGTCCACGAGTATTTTCTGCGCTGCCCACCCGTCTAATCCCGGCATATGAATGTCGATTAGTAAACAACCGGGTTCATCATTGGGAACGGCGTCAAAAAAACTTCTTGCGGAATTAAATGTTTTTACCTCAAACCCAAAAGTCGTTAAAAGGGTCTTGAGCGCGCGGCATACCGACTCGTCGTCATCCACAATATAAATATTTGAAGGCATTCTACCGCTCTCCTTAATTGACATAATTATAAATAACCATACGTATTATGGCATGAAGGGTAAGAAAGTCAATTATACCAAGGTATAATAGGCCTTTAGCCCTTCATTCATCTTAAACGTTTGCTTCTGCCAATTCTTGAACTGTATCTGCATCAATGGGTTGCGCTGTCACAAGGGCTGGAGACATGAAAGCTCCGGTCGCATGAGTTAAATTCTTGGCCAGCCCCCATTGCGTTTGAATGGAACGGACAGCGTTTGACCAACGGCCATCCTCACAAGTACGGCGGCAAAATCCCTGGCGGACCGTCAGCGAAACATACAGGCCCAAAGCCCTTTGGGCGCAGTCTTTCATTGAAAACTCTTTGGCCGTCTTACGGCAGGCGTTCCTGATCCTTAATAATTGAGAGGCGGGTTGTTTTTTTAACCATGCTAACGCTGAAACAAAATCTTCAATGCTTTCCCGGGCGATCAAACAGCCGTTCACATGATCTTTAACGACCTCCCGGACGCCTGAAGCATCAACAGCCACCACAGGAACGCGGGCCGCCATCGCTTCGGTCACAACCAACCCTTGTGTTTCGCTCTGCGAAGCAAAAACAAACACATCCATCGCATGATAGACGCTCGCCAGATCTTTTCCTTTGAGCATGCCCGCTAAATGCAAACGGTCTGTGAGCCCTTCCTTGGCCATGATCTCTTTGATGGGCCCTTCAGACGGCCCCGTGCCTCCTATTAGAAAATGGGCCTTGGGTTCTTTCTTAAGGAATTGGACAATGGCCCGCGTCAAAAATTCTAAATTCTTTTCAGGGGCCAATCGTCCCACATGTCCCGCCACAAAAGCGTCCGCGGGGATATTCAATTTCTTGCGGAATGTTTTTCCGGCCCCCCGGGCAAACTGATCAATATAGATCCCCGTCGGGACCACATCGACCGGGCTTGTGACCCCTCTTTCTTTCATTAAACGCATGACGCTTTCACTGGGAGCGAAAACTTGATCGGCCAAATTGGCATAGCCCGTTGATAATTCAATGACAAACCGTTTTAAGGCCTCTTCATTGCCGGGAACATAGTGGACATTCTCCTCATAGAGGGTGTGGTGGGTAAAAACCAGCGGCACCTGATATTTAGAGGCTATTTTCAAAGCCGTATCTCCGATGAGAAAGGGATGCTGTGAATGGATAATATCGGGGCGGAAATCGCCCAGGGCTTCCGCTAATGTTCCCTGAATGGGCAGTTGAACAGAAAAATCCGACCCATTGAAATTCTGCATGGCCGCAACACGGATCACGTCTTCTTCCGGCCGCATGTCCGGATATTCGGGGCATACGATCATGACCCGGTGGCCTGATCCCCGGAATTCTTTGCTAAAATTAATGACTGATCTTTCCAGTCCCCCGACCAGCGGCTTATAGGTGTTGGTCATCATTAGAATGTTCATGGTCTTTTCCTTATTTTATGATCAATTGATCATCCACATGCCGCACATGCTCTACGGCCTGGGCCTTATGCTCAATAGCCATTTTCTCATCCTGGTCCTGCACCGCCCCTTTTAACGTTACAAAGCCATTGAAAACAGTAACGGTGATCTTTTCCGCGGCAAGAGAAATATCCTGATCATCGGCGAGGAATTTCTGTATGGTTTCCAAGATGATCTTGTCATCCGCGCTCACCTGTTCATTGACCGGCGTATTAGGAACACCCGGCTTTTGAGCGGCATCTTTGTTCTGCGTGACCGCCGTATCACTCTCCATAACGTCCGCCCTGACAGGTCCGGTATTCGCCCATGCAAAAGCCGAAAAAATAACTCCAATCATAAGTGCTGATCTCATATTCTCCCCTTTCAATGCGCCTGATCAGGCGCGGCTTCCAAACGGTTATTGGCTTTATTCTAGGGAGGCAAAAAAAAGAAGCAATTGTACCGAGGTATAACAATACGATCTTAGATCGGAAATGCGGATCATCTTGATCGGGAGGAACGGCATATAATGGTGGGTCAATTGGGCAGAGCACCTGTTTTACAGACCTGACCGAACTTTATGGCGCTTTCCCGGACAGTTCTCCGGTAGGTCTTATAATCAACGTCGATCAATCCGAATCTCGGGCCAAAACCCTTGTCCCACTCAAAATTGTCCATCAAAGACCAGTACAGGTATCCCGTGACGTTGACTCCCTCCTGCATGGCCCGGTGAACGCTCTTTAAGTGGGCGGAGAGGAATTCCCACCTCAAATGGTCATCGGATGTGCAGATGCCGTTTTCGGTGATCATGACCGGAAGACCGTATCGTTTGAGCTTTAAAAGCACCTGATACAGCCCCTCGGGATAGATGTCCCAGCCCAGAGAATTTTTTTTGACCGGCTCATCATTGCTCTGGCCCGTTTCCATGAGCAAATTCCCGACCCACCAACTGGACGCATTCACCAAATGACGCGAGTAATAATTGAGCCCGATAAAATCCAAAGTTTTATGCCGCGTGAGTTTGTCGAGGATCTCAAAATTGTGCCACTTGTCCCGCAAACGGGCCGCGAAACGGTTCCTGAAACTGTCCCCACAGGAAATCATGGCCGATATGTGTTGAGAAATGCTGATGGAGGGTTTGGGCAGATCTTGTTCCTTATAAATTTTATTGATCAGGGCATAGGCCTTGATATGCGCCGCGATCATATGGTCATGCACCACCTTTGCTTTCAGATAGGATCTTTCCTGCGGGGGCCACACACCGAACATATAGGCGTGCGAGAAATAGATCGTCGGCTCATTGATGGTGATCCAAAAATGGACATGGCTGGCCAGGGCGCGCGTCACCGCATCGCAGTAACGCAGGAAACGCTCAACAGAACGCCTGTTTGTCCAGCCCCCCGACGCGCTAAACCAGACGGGATTGGTGAAATGATGCAGGGTCACCATCGGCTCAATGTTGCGCGCCCTTAAGGCGCGAACCACGTCAATATAATGTTTTATCTCTTCCTGGGAAAACTCCCCTTCTTTGGGCTCAATGCGGCTCCACTCAATGGACAGGCGGTGGGCATTATGGCCCAGGCCTTTGGCCAGGTCAAAATCCTGTTCATATAATTCATAATGGCGGCAGGCCTGGGCTGACTGTTCTTTTCCGGCCTTCTTTTCCCAGGACCACCAGTCAGCGTTAGCATTATTGCCTTCAACCTGATAGGAGGATGTCGCGGCGCCCCAGAGAAAGTTCTGTGGGAATTTCATCATGGTAAAATTATATATCAAATCTGTTTATTTGGACTTAAGTAAAGTGTAAATTAGACGCATGCGTCCTTTGATCAGATTGATCCAGAAAACATACAGGATGGTGGATCCCCTTGAGGGCAAGAGGGTCATGCACAATGTCGCTTCCCTCTCGTGGCTGCAGGCCATCACCTATGTCCTGCCGCTCATCATCCTGCCCTACCTTTTCAGGGTCATCGGACCGGAAAGATTCGGCCTGGTCGCTTTTGCGCAGGCCTTTGTCCAGTATTTCATCATCCTGACGGATTATGGATTCAGCGTCTCGGCCACCAAGGAGATCTCCCTGTGCCACGAGGACAATGCTAGGATCTCCAGGGTTTTCTCGGCCGTCATGACGGTCAAGATCGCCCTGGCCTTTTTAAGTTTTCTGGTCTTAAGCGGGATCGTGTATTTTGTCCCAAAATTCAGGAGCGATTGGATGGTCTATGTGTTGAGCTTCGGCGCGGTAGCTGGGGGCGCCATTTTTCCTGTCTGGTTTTTTCAGGGTGTAGAAAGAATGAGATATATCGCCCGATTGAATATTGTCGGGGAATTCGCCTTTGTGTTCTGCATCCTCTTGTTTATCCGGGGACCGGAGGACTATCTGAAGGTCCCGCTCATCGGTTCTTCGGTATTGCTGATCACGGGCATTGCGGGGCAATACATTCTCTGGAGCAAATTCGGGATGTCGTTCCAATGGCCGGGATACAAAGACATCCACCGGCAGTTGAAGGCCGGATGGGACGTTTTCATCTCGGTCGTGGCGATCAACGCTTACACGACCACGCGCGTTTTTGCCGTCGGGCTTTTGACCAACAACACGCTCACGGGGTTCTATTCCATCGCCGAAAGGATCTCCGGCGCGATCCAGACCTTTCCCCTGTCCTCTTTTTCTCAGGCGATCTTTCCGCGCTTAAGCAAAATATTCCACAGAAACAAGGCCGCGGCATTTGAGATCATGCGGCACATACAACTCATCACCCTCATCATCTCTTTGATCTGCCTGCCGGTCTTCTTTCTCCTGGCGCCCCTCATTGTCAAGCTTGTCTGCGGTGGGACCTATCCGGCGGCGGTATTGTCCTTAAGATTCTTGTTGGTCTCCGTATTTTTTATCAGTTCTAATGCTTTTCGCGTGCAGTTTTTGCTGGTCTGCGGCAGGACGGACATTTATTCCAAGATCCACATCAGCATGGCGATGATCGGCCTGCCTTTGATCATCATTTTCATCTATGCTTTTTCTTACGCGGGAGCGGCCATGGCCACGGCGGTGATCGAGGCGGGGGTTTTTACCATCACCTATTTCACTGTCAAAAGATTGAAATTTTAACGGTTCTTTTTCAGTTCATAAATATACGATAACGGGGTCTCATTCCTGATCTCGTAATCATGATGGATGAAGTCCATCACGTCCTTGAACTTCCTGCGGTTTTGTTCCAAAGCCAGATAAACTGTTTTCCATCCTTCCTGGAATTCCTTTGTCAAAATGATGTACCGGGGCCTGCTCTTTTTGAGGTCTGCCATCAATTCCTGATGCCAGCGGTCTTCGAACCAGGAGAATGTGGCGATGGGAAAACGCCCGACAAAAGGCCGGTCCGCCAGGAAATGATACGCTCCCAATTCGGGATACGTAAAAACCGCCTCGCCGGGTTTTGTATTTTTTTGGATGAAATGGACTACGGCTTCAATATCGTCGGCCTGTTGTACGGGGGCAACGATGCCTCTGGCCCGCTCAATGGTCAGCGGCCTCGAGGGTTCCTTGGCCAGAGGGCGCAGACGGTTGGTTTCCCTGCCCTGGACAACACTGCGGATATATTTAAAGACATAGAACCGGTGATCATATCTTCCGATCATATAAATGAGGGAAGACAGGCACAGGGTGATGATAAAAAGATCAACCAGCCAAACCTTAAAACGGAGGAATGTCTCTCTTTTCGCCAAACCATAAAGCAGAACGGTCTCCAGAATAAAGAAATACAATATTTTTTCCGGCTGTAGCGACAGCTCGAAATGGGCGGTCCATATCCCCCTAAACCCGGTATTGTACATGATAAAGCCGTAGACCCCGGCGGCAATGACGAACAGGTCCGTTGTATTCAACCGCTTTGCCCTGATCCGGTAGATCACATACCCGAGGACGGCCAGATAAAGATAACTGACCGTCATGTGGCGGAAATTCTTGCTGAGGGGATTGATCATCGCGGATACGGCTTCGTAAAGATTGCTCGGATAAACAGAGGCAAAATGCGGATCAATGACCTTCTGCATGTTAAAGACAACCGCACGGACGCATTCCAGATAAGGAACAAAGGCCTGATGGCTGATGAGATAAAGAAGGAACGGAAGGCTGGCCAAGAAAATACCCGCCAGATAAACTGCCAGGGCCTTGATGAGGGCGCGTTTTTGCTGGACCTTAAAAATAAATGCCGCGGCCAACGCGGCCACGACCCCGCAAATGGCGTAAACGCCGATCTCAACGCTTGTCCAAAGCCCAAAACCTGAAAAAACCCCCGCCGCCAGCATCCATATCAGCCGCTGGCGTTTTAGAAATTTTATAAAGCACCACAACACGATCAGGCCGAACGCGTAGCGCATCCCACCCCATATCATGAACATGACCCTGGGGAAAGCTCGGGCCACCAAAACCGGCACCATCAAATACAGGATCAATCTCGTCCGGAAAAGTTCTTTGGCGATCAAAACGCCCATCACAAGGCACAGGACATTTCCGGCATAAAAATAAACATACAGGACCGTCAGATCTTGGCCCCACACCGACATCAAAAATGCCGGCATATACAACTCAAAAGGCCCCCTCAAATAAAAGAAATCACGGTAAGGGACCAGCCCGTCCAAAATGGCATTGATCCCCGGCAAATACAATCCTGCTTCAAAGAAATTGATGTCTCCCTCGGTGAAAAAAGGATGGAGGGTGGCCACGACCGTGAACAACGACAAAACAGCGGCATCCGTCCAGGAAGGCGGCTTCAATAATGCCCATTTATTGAGGAAATTCAGGAACCTTTGAAAATACACGGGGATTACTATATACCACAAAACCAAAAAATAAAAGAGGACAGTCCAAAATGAACTGTCCTCTTTAAACGCACCCATGAGGCATGATTTAGTACTCCTCCTTTAACGCGCGCAGGCGGTTGACCGGTTGTTTGGCCTCATTGGGCGCATTGGCCTGATCGCCCCGAAGATGCGCGGCGATCGCTTCATCGATCTCGCCTTGCTGTGCGCCGAGCTCCCTGGCCGCTGCCGCAAGCTCTGCGCAGCTTTCATACTCTTGCCTGCCAAGGGCCTCTTTGAAATACAGCAAGGCGCTGACTTTCAGCACTTCTTCCATCGTTCTCACCTCCTTTCCAAATAAAAAAGCCACCGGTCTTTTGAAGGGTC
This region of Candidatus Omnitrophota bacterium genomic DNA includes:
- a CDS encoding ATP-binding protein; its protein translation is MKQIKVKKPLLKKITRNNLEEKFRQQTGELEIRDGQLKQGVDREKLGADREKLAAEKFRQQTDELKIRSGQVRQGVDREKLGADREKLAAEKFRQQTGELKIRSGQVRQGVDREKLGADREKLGADREKLGADREKRAEEQIQIRTKAMEAALDGIFIINAKKPNFPIIYANPSFQSLIGYAKNEIIGKNYFLFYGSDADLRVVEEIKQTIRQGKSFHGEMLNVRKNGKKFWSLLRIAPIRDTHGVTTHYVGIQTDCTLMKQRDLEIEEQREDLLHVTRVGKLAEFVSSLAHEISQPLTAILSYAQAAQRMFAGKEPQLQEILQYIINDDQRATEVIRRLRALLKKSKPTFEPLDINVLINDTVALIMTHITVRNKVIEFELDSDLPSIQGDRIQLQQVLLNLISNSLEAMEGSSDSHELLIRTSRKDADTITVEVQDSGCGIPAENMEKLFVHFFTSKPDGLGMGLSISRSIVEAHGGRLEVKNNPDRGATFYFTIPLNMKNDQ
- a CDS encoding response regulator — translated: MPSNIYIVDDDESVCRALKTLLTTFGFEVKTFNSARSFFDAVPNDEPGCLLIDIHMPGLDGWAAQKILVDSGSQRPVIFISAEKQDNAAARALKVGAMGFLQKPVNAQTLVDLINSAPEDTNVMVNSQ
- a CDS encoding glycosyltransferase is translated as MNILMMTNTYKPLVGGLERSVINFSKEFRGSGHRVMIVCPEYPDMRPEEDVIRVAAMQNFNGSDFSVQLPIQGTLAEALGDFRPDIIHSQHPFLIGDTALKIASKYQVPLVFTHHTLYEENVHYVPGNEEALKRFVIELSTGYANLADQVFAPSESVMRLMKERGVTSPVDVVPTGIYIDQFARGAGKTFRKKLNIPADAFVAGHVGRLAPEKNLEFLTRAIVQFLKKEPKAHFLIGGTGPSEGPIKEIMAKEGLTDRLHLAGMLKGKDLASVYHAMDVFVFASQSETQGLVVTEAMAARVPVVAVDASGVREVVKDHVNGCLIARESIEDFVSALAWLKKQPASQLLRIRNACRKTAKEFSMKDCAQRALGLYVSLTVRQGFCRRTCEDGRWSNAVRSIQTQWGLAKNLTHATGAFMSPALVTAQPIDADTVQELAEANV
- a CDS encoding BON domain-containing protein, producing MESDTAVTQNKDAAQKPGVPNTPVNEQVSADDKIILETIQKFLADDQDISLAAEKITVTVFNGFVTLKGAVQDQDEKMAIEHKAQAVEHVRHVDDQLIIK
- a CDS encoding glycoside hydrolase family 1 protein, which codes for MMKFPQNFLWGAATSSYQVEGNNANADWWSWEKKAGKEQSAQACRHYELYEQDFDLAKGLGHNAHRLSIEWSRIEPKEGEFSQEEIKHYIDVVRALRARNIEPMVTLHHFTNPVWFSASGGWTNRRSVERFLRYCDAVTRALASHVHFWITINEPTIYFSHAYMFGVWPPQERSYLKAKVVHDHMIAAHIKAYALINKIYKEQDLPKPSISISQHISAMISCGDSFRNRFAARLRDKWHNFEILDKLTRHKTLDFIGLNYYSRHLVNASSWWVGNLLMETGQSNDEPVKKNSLGWDIYPEGLYQVLLKLKRYGLPVMITENGICTSDDHLRWEFLSAHLKSVHRAMQEGVNVTGYLYWSLMDNFEWDKGFGPRFGLIDVDYKTYRRTVRESAIKFGQVCKTGALPN
- a CDS encoding flippase yields the protein MRPLIRLIQKTYRMVDPLEGKRVMHNVASLSWLQAITYVLPLIILPYLFRVIGPERFGLVAFAQAFVQYFIILTDYGFSVSATKEISLCHEDNARISRVFSAVMTVKIALAFLSFLVLSGIVYFVPKFRSDWMVYVLSFGAVAGGAIFPVWFFQGVERMRYIARLNIVGEFAFVFCILLFIRGPEDYLKVPLIGSSVLLITGIAGQYILWSKFGMSFQWPGYKDIHRQLKAGWDVFISVVAINAYTTTRVFAVGLLTNNTLTGFYSIAERISGAIQTFPLSSFSQAIFPRLSKIFHRNKAAAFEIMRHIQLITLIISLICLPVFFLLAPLIVKLVCGGTYPAAVLSLRFLLVSVFFISSNAFRVQFLLVCGRTDIYSKIHISMAMIGLPLIIIFIYAFSYAGAAMATAVIEAGVFTITYFTVKRLKF